The window AATTCCCCCAACACCAAGAGCTCCTGTTTGATGACAGATTAGGAATATTGTTAACAGATTAGGTAAGTCACACGGCACAATTTAGTTACTATTACTATTGAGGTTACTAAAAATCTTACTTTTCCAAAAATATAATTTATTGCTACCAGATTGTTAGTTTGTTACACAAATAAATTTCGTATGTTTACAATTTGGTTATTGCTACCGACTAATCAGCGTATACGCCTAATTTTTCTTCTTAAGTCCTGATTTCATCTTTGATGATTGGTTAAAAACGATAAGAGTACTATGCTTTTATAAATGAATTTAGCCTTTTATTTTCTTAGATCTAGCTTTTGGTTTAAGGTATCATAAGTTTTATTAAATAATTGTGCATGAATTTTCTAATCTTCATCCTATTTTTTTATTCCTAATTAAGAATGTTTTTATATCTGATTTAGTACTTAGCTTTTAGACCTCTTTAtctgtttttctttttcatttctaaAATACTCCATCCTGATAAAAAAAAAGATTCACTTAGCCTTCTTTTTttggataaaaaagagtgtccacttatcaaatcaagaaagaattaacgtTTTTTTTCCCCATATTCTGCCATTATAATTCATACCTTTTCCCATTTTTGCACCTCATTTCGTCGTCCCTCCATATTTGATATTTTCCTTACCGACTCATTTTTAAAATAGTTTTTCAGCTCACAAATAGTGAATAAGGTCTTATGCCTTTTATTCTCCCACTCATCTATCCACTCCTCTTCTCAGTGTATAAATATAGAGAGCAATACACACAAAAAATGGAGAAATAGAGAGTGAACCCAAAGGGAGTAAACTTTTTGCCTAGCATCAATCAGAATTCTTCCTGGCCCCTAGCAAATCTTTCAAGATATtaaggttcaatttttttttccattgcaggttctatcttttttttcttcttttcagaATGCATATTGTAGTTAATGTAACATTCGGTTCTCCAATATTTCAGCTCGGTAAAATTTATGGGTTGCTTGTAATATATTTATTCATTATGTAATCATTCTTAATTAGTTGAGTCCGAATTTTGAACTATACGTTGGGACTAATGACCCTCACCCTATTTTGTTACTTTTTATTGTTGATGCTACTTTGACTTTAGGCTGATTCTAAATTTCAGGCACTGGTTTTGAGATGTTCGTTGTTAAATACAGGAAGAAAGATAAATTTTTGGTGTCTAATATATTGCTTCTTTTCGCCTTAACTTTAAGTCCTATTAATTTTGTCAATGTTTAATTATCTTTAAAGTATATCTTTTCTATGTAAGATTGTTTTTGGTTTTGTTAGGATTATTATATAAAAAAGAGAGGTTTGTCAGTATGAGTTTATTGTATAGCTTCGTTCTAGCCTAACAAAAAAGGTGACAAGTCTTGTTTTTTGCATTATTATTTCATGGATTACCGTAGAGATGATGACACAGTTTTTTTAATTCCAAGTTTGTCTGCACTTCCTCTATGCAGTATATTCTATCAGTGCAGGCTGTCTAAAATGTCTAGCAAAAGGACAAACCTGTTTAGTCTCTCCTTGTATATAATCAATATTTGCTTCTTCAGTATAGAAGGCCTTTTGTTCACATTTGTCCTCCTAAATcaagttttttctttttccatataTCACTAGTTATGGGTTCTGCTTCATTCCTTTCAACAATCGGCAAAAGGTATGTATCACAGCCATCTCTATAACGTCATATGCAATCAAAGTGAATATTTGATTTTCTTTAATTCATAGAATAAGACATTCTTCAGAAAACCATCCTTAATTCTTTCATATACTTATTGTGTTTGTAATAGATCAAACTGGATATGATAATTTCCTGCACTAAAGGTAATTCTTGAAACTGTTGTAATGGTGTTTGTTGCATTCCATGCTTCATTTATCTTTCAAAAAGCTTAATTGAGTTCAATATCTCTCGCTGCCCGCCGCATATTCTGCTGAAAAATGTTGAGTAGTTTTGAGTAAAGGGGCATAAGATCTTGCTCTTTCCATCCAAATTGGACTTGACACTATTACTCTTTAGTAAATACAGTAGTTTCTTCTTTGACTatgatatatttttaaaatactttaTACGACAGAAAGTTTGATGCGTTGACTTCAAAATCCGAACTTGTCCTTCTTTAGGAAACAAAGATAATTTGTTTGGACATTAGATTTTCTTGCTAAAAGTATGAGATGCAATGAAATGCGACAGTTATAactttattattttgtatatgAAGGCTAGAGGGGAAAGTAGCTACGGTAACTGGAGGAGCTAGTGGCATCGGTGAAGCAACTGCTAAGCTCTTCTCTGAACATGGAGCCAAAGTGGCCATTCTCGACGTTCAAGATGAACTCGGCAACTCAGTTAGCAACGCCCTTGGAGGCTCATCCAACTGCATCTACATCCACTGTGATGTCACAAACGAAGACGACATCCAAAACGCCGTCGACAAAACCATCGCCACGTTTGGAAAACTCGACATCATGCTCTGCAATGCTGGCATATCGGACGAGATGAAGCCGAGAATCCTCGACAACATGAAAGCGGATTTCGAACGGGTCCTCAGCATTAACGTGACAGGAGTTTTCTTGTGCATGAAGCACGCCGCTCGTGTCATGGTCCCGACACGTAGCGGTTGCATCATCTCCACCGCCAGCATAAGCTCCGTGGTCGGAGCTGCAGCATCGCATGCATACTGCAGCTCCAAACACGCCGTGTTGGGGCTTACCAAGAACCTGGCAGTGGAGCTGGGGCAATTCGGTATCCGCGTGAATTGCTTGTCGCCCTACGCGATGGTTACACCGTTGGCGATGAAGGCCGTTGGGCTTGAAAATGAACAGCTTGAGCAGGCTTTGGGTACGGTTGGGAACCTTAAAGGTGTGACTTTGAGGGTGGATGATATTGCAAAAGCAGCACTATTCTTGGCAAGTGATGATGCTAAGTATATCAGTGGGCACAATCTATTCATTGACGGGGGATTCTCTGTGTATAATCCGGGTCTAGGCATGTTCAAGTATCCAGAATTCTGATATATAGAATTCGGAAGTTTTTTCTTGAATAATGTGGCGGCATATATAGCAGCCTAATTTTGATTATTATGGTAATAAAAGAATGGATGATATCCAATTATCCATCATTACCTTTACACAATGTCGTTCATTATACTCCCCGGTGCCATATTATTTGTCCATTTTTTCATTTACACGCTCTttaagaactcacaaataaaagTATATTTAGGCAAGCTAATTACCATTAtctctctccaattaattgtaCTCTAATCAGTATTAGTTACTTTAAAAAAACAATTAATGTTAAGGCAAAGTAAgaaaaacttaattaattatatcttgattttgtaaatggacaagtattttgggaggaatatttattgtaatgtggacaactaatatgggacggaggaagtattgGATTTTTTATACGCGATTCTTCTATTGCGTTTAGAGGTAAATTGTTATTAAATACGAAAAGATGCGTTTCTTTCtaggacaaactaaaaaggaagaGTGTTGTGTAAACTTGGACAGAGTGATTATTAATTTTGCACGAGATTTACTTGGACGATTCCAACATAATCCTTCCTAAATCCAGCCCCAAGAGGTTGGGCTCACCGGTTTTGACGATCCCTTTCAGAGATCTACAACACCTTCTAAAAAAGGCTTCATAGGGATATGAGATATCTAGATGTTAGTACGATaattgttgttataagcaaatttgACTAGAGCAATTAATTGCTCCAATTGCCCAGGCACGTAACCTCAACATATGATGATCGACGTCAAGAAGAGACAATTAAAACACTAAAGTGCAATGTCTTTCaaaattcaaaatgcccatacACAGTAATAAACTTCAAATCCACATCAGTAAATAATTTACAATAACCATAAACATTAAACCCTGCTAAAATTAGAAGGAAATTATATGTATTATCTTGAGGCTAAAGTTTATCCGCTTATTATATTCTTGTGCATCAAATCAATTTAAAAACTATACAAATTTAGTATCCAAATATTAATAGAACCATACCTGGAACTTAGATAGGTTGTACTAATTAAgttattctctttttattttccgTAAGAACGGAGCGAGAAATATTCTTAagattgttggaaatcttacggaaaaacTTGATCACGAACTTTGCAGGAAATTCTTGAAAGCTTGAGGCATATCAATTAAAACACTGTCGTTAATGATATTTCACCCGTTATAGGTGTATctcccaggattcaacaagctcttctaatacaaaactaggagccagaatctaacaaagatttcacaAAGAAGAAAACTCAGCACAACATAATATAgaagaaaaaatatttctttatATATTACACCATAAGAAAAAGATTACTAGTATATATATAGTACAAGAACTCAAAAAAGGTTACGACCAAATAATGCCCCAAACGGATTAAGAAAATTAATAGCCATAAAGAGTCATCAAGTGACCAAAACATAATAATACCGTTTGACAACGTCTAATTCATGTAACATGAATTATGCCATTAAGGCTGTTTCTCTTTATCTCTGTATGAAAAATGCACTTCTCAATTATTGCAAATTCTTTCAGACTGACAAATAATGCCCTTAGCATGTATGCGATTCACCAAATTCAAGTAACGTAGGCTATGAATAAGACATCAATGGTTATCATACATATGACATATACAAATTATATAGCtgtatttttctttctttgcctCATTTTTTGCCTTCTCATAATTTCTGATTTCATGCTCTCTCGTGCTCCTTTCATTGCATCTTCAAACCATTACCATTAGTAGTAACCTCCTCCTCTTCCATCTctctattttcttcttcttctctataGTTTAATTTAAAGGGAACTCCTCCTACAACTAAAGTACTAGACTCTTACTAAGAACTGAATATTATACTAAAAACTATTAGACTCCTCCTGTAATGAAACAACTAATTATTTTAGAAAACAGTAGCAGTAATAGATGCAAAATCCAACACTCCTCCTTGTTTCTGTTGCTGCAATCTAGAAAAGTTGTTCCTCCTTAATTTCGACTCTAGCAATTTGTGTTTGTGGATTTCTTTTTTGAGTATTTTTGAACTTGCACACATCGGTAACATgagtctttttcttcttcttcttcttcttcttcttcttcttcttcttcttcttcttcttcttgaactcAATTTTGTTGAGTTTTTTCATCACATGCTTCAAGTATT is drawn from Lycium barbarum isolate Lr01 chromosome 8, ASM1917538v2, whole genome shotgun sequence and contains these coding sequences:
- the LOC132607204 gene encoding secoisolariciresinol dehydrogenase-like yields the protein MGSASFLSTIGKRLEGKVATVTGGASGIGEATAKLFSEHGAKVAILDVQDELGNSVSNALGGSSNCIYIHCDVTNEDDIQNAVDKTIATFGKLDIMLCNAGISDEMKPRILDNMKADFERVLSINVTGVFLCMKHAARVMVPTRSGCIISTASISSVVGAAASHAYCSSKHAVLGLTKNLAVELGQFGIRVNCLSPYAMVTPLAMKAVGLENEQLEQALGTVGNLKGVTLRVDDIAKAALFLASDDAKYISGHNLFIDGGFSVYNPGLGMFKYPEF